The Paramisgurnus dabryanus chromosome 3, PD_genome_1.1, whole genome shotgun sequence genome includes a window with the following:
- the selenow2a gene encoding selenoprotein W, 2a, with protein sequence MGVQIKVEYCGGUGYEPRYQELRRVVTAEFTDADVTGFVGRQGSFEIEINGQLIFSKLETSGFPYEDDIMAAIQRACDGQPLEKITKSQPPCVIL encoded by the exons ATGGGTGTGCAAATAAAAGTTGAATACTG TGGTGGATGAGGGTACGAGCCCCGCTATCAGGAGCTCAGGCGGGTTGTCACTGCTGAGTTCACTGATGCGGACGTGACGGGCTTCGTAGGCCGACAGG GGAGCTTTGAGATTGAGATCAATGGACAACTGATCTTCTCAAAGTTAGAAACCAGTGGATTCCCCTATGAGGATGAT ATAATGGCTGCTATCCAAAGAGCATGTGATGGCCAGCCATTGGAGAAGATCACCAAGAGTCAGCCTCCTTGTGTCATCCTGTAA
- the LOC135768305 gene encoding migration and invasion enhancer 1, which produces MVVEIKVEYCGAUGYAPRFQEMKRKINAKFPDAVVSGSVGRRGSYEVVMNDHLVFSKLETGGFPYEEDIMEAINEAVDGKPEKITRKRKECIIM; this is translated from the exons ATGGTGGTGGAGATAAAAGTAGAGTACTG CGGCGCATGAGGCTACGCACCCCGCTTCCAGGAAATGAAGCGAAAAATCAACGCCAAGTTTCCTGATGCGGTGGTGTCTGGCTCTGTGGGAAGAAGAG GGAGTTATGAGGTGGTAATGAATGATCATCTGGTCTTTTCAAAGTTAGAAACGGGTGGTTTTCCTTATGAAGAAGAT ATCATGGAGGCCATCAATGAAGCTGTAGATGGCAAGCCTGAGAAGATTACCAGAAAACGTAAAGAGTGCATCATCATGTAA